In Streptomyces sp. SLBN-118, the following are encoded in one genomic region:
- a CDS encoding XRE family transcriptional regulator, with amino-acid sequence MPRWKALPEELDPQVKEFTSQLRRLVDRSGLGIAAVADRTGYSKTSWERYLNGRLLAPKGAIVALAEVTGTNQMHLTTMWELAERAWSRAEMRHDMTMEAIRISQARAALGEFGPAPAGAASGRAGGRTAAPADPGSGNEPDGVRRDPGGVHSGRPAAGSRDKAPQSPSYVPTQNGPGSPGGPGSPSAAGSIPTAPGQRGGRRKVVMILAGLVGALLVIAAAVLLTDLGGDGDKKPVASPPTVAPTTSSPPLPAGVKCTGKDCTGQDPEAMGCGGQLAKTVSSATVGKALVEVRYSKTCQAAWARITKAAPGDTVQISAGGEGAQNGLVNADNDAYTPMTAVTAPADAKACATLKTGVNGCTRPQ; translated from the coding sequence ATGCCTCGTTGGAAGGCACTGCCGGAGGAGCTGGACCCGCAGGTCAAGGAGTTCACCAGTCAGCTGCGCCGACTGGTGGACCGCAGCGGGCTGGGCATCGCCGCGGTGGCGGACCGCACCGGGTACAGCAAGACGTCCTGGGAGCGGTACCTCAACGGGCGGCTGCTCGCGCCCAAGGGCGCGATCGTCGCGCTCGCCGAGGTGACCGGTACGAACCAGATGCATCTGACCACCATGTGGGAGCTCGCCGAGCGCGCCTGGAGCCGGGCCGAGATGCGTCACGACATGACGATGGAAGCGATACGGATCTCCCAGGCGCGGGCCGCGCTCGGGGAGTTCGGCCCTGCGCCGGCGGGCGCCGCGAGCGGCCGCGCGGGCGGCCGCACGGCCGCACCCGCGGACCCGGGAAGCGGCAATGAACCGGACGGCGTGCGCCGGGATCCGGGCGGCGTGCATTCCGGCCGTCCCGCGGCGGGCAGCCGGGACAAGGCGCCGCAGAGTCCGTCGTACGTACCGACGCAGAACGGACCGGGCTCGCCCGGCGGACCGGGCTCCCCGTCCGCGGCGGGATCCATTCCCACCGCCCCCGGCCAGCGGGGCGGCAGGCGCAAGGTGGTCATGATCCTGGCCGGTCTCGTCGGCGCGCTGCTGGTGATCGCCGCGGCCGTGCTCCTGACCGACCTGGGCGGGGACGGCGACAAGAAGCCCGTGGCCTCGCCCCCCACTGTCGCCCCGACGACGAGCAGCCCGCCGCTGCCCGCCGGAGTGAAGTGCACCGGCAAGGACTGCACCGGGCAGGACCCCGAGGCGATGGGCTGCGGTGGCCAATTGGCCAAAACCGTCTCCTCCGCGACCGTCGGCAAGGCCCTCGTCGAGGTGCGCTACAGCAAGACCTGCCAGGCGGCCTGGGCCCGTATCACCAAGGCGGCTCCCGGCGACACGGTGCAGATCAGTGCGGGCGGCGAGGGAGCGCAGAACGGCCTGGTGAACGCCGACAACGACGCGTACACCCCGATGACCGCTGTGACCGCGCCGGCCGACGCGAAGGCCTGCGCGACGCTCAAGACGGGCGTCAACGGCTGCACCAGGCCACAGTGA
- a CDS encoding DUF3017 domain-containing protein, translated as MGVLTNDESEPVGGAAGAAPGTGRPGEGEPAPDLAAAAVLADAVHPRPAAEDADSDDSAGRRPGSGTGPGDSDRRAEARATDAPDAETRTEPQAEPAVRAPSRRPPALTQDTARPEGGGRAAPGDASAPARQWPLLTVLALAGLGLVVVGTDAFADAFRVGTILIGAALITGAVMRRVLPSVGMLAVRSRFTDMVTYGLLGTGIVLIALVTQPKPWLDIPFLEDAVHFTVR; from the coding sequence ATGGGCGTACTCACGAACGACGAATCCGAGCCGGTGGGCGGGGCGGCGGGCGCGGCCCCCGGGACCGGGCGCCCCGGCGAGGGCGAGCCTGCCCCGGACCTGGCTGCCGCGGCCGTCCTGGCGGACGCGGTCCACCCGCGGCCCGCGGCTGAGGACGCCGACTCGGACGACTCCGCCGGTAGGCGCCCGGGCAGCGGCACCGGCCCCGGCGACTCCGACAGGAGGGCAGAGGCCCGGGCCACCGATGCGCCGGACGCCGAGACCCGTACGGAACCCCAGGCCGAGCCCGCCGTCAGAGCCCCCTCCCGGCGGCCGCCGGCCCTCACCCAGGACACCGCCCGGCCCGAGGGCGGCGGGCGCGCCGCGCCCGGGGACGCTTCCGCTCCCGCGCGGCAGTGGCCCCTGCTCACCGTGCTCGCCCTGGCCGGGCTGGGGCTCGTCGTCGTCGGCACCGACGCCTTCGCCGACGCCTTCCGTGTCGGCACGATCCTCATCGGTGCCGCGCTCATCACGGGCGCCGTCATGCGCCGGGTCCTGCCCTCGGTCGGGATGCTCGCCGTGCGCTCCCGCTTCACCGACATGGTCACGTACGGACTGCTCGGCACGGGGATCGTGCTGATCGCGCTCGTCACCCAGCCGAAGCCCTGGCTGGACATCCCGTTCCTGGAGGACGCGGTCCACTTCACGGTGCGTTAG
- a CDS encoding bifunctional methylenetetrahydrofolate dehydrogenase/methenyltetrahydrofolate cyclohydrolase, whose translation MTAQILDGKATAAAIKSDLTARVAALKERGITPGLGTLLVGDDPGSRWYVNGKHRDCAQVGIASIQRELPDTASQEEIEAVVRELNDNPECTGYIVQLPLPKHIDTNKVLELMDPAKDADGLHPMSLGRLVLGIEGPLPCTPNGIIQLLRHHGVEIKGAHIVVLGRGITVGRSLPLLLTRKSENATVTQCHTGTRDLPMHLRQADIIVSAAGVQHIIKPEDVKPGAAVLDVGVSRDAEGKIAGDVHPGVAEVAGWISPNPGGVGPMTRAQLLVNVVEAAERAAVAVEG comes from the coding sequence ATGACTGCCCAGATTCTCGATGGCAAGGCCACCGCAGCCGCGATCAAGTCCGACCTGACCGCCCGCGTGGCGGCCCTCAAGGAGCGGGGCATCACGCCCGGCCTCGGGACGCTGCTGGTCGGGGACGACCCCGGCAGCCGCTGGTACGTCAACGGCAAGCACCGCGACTGCGCGCAGGTAGGCATCGCCTCCATCCAGCGCGAACTGCCGGACACCGCCTCGCAGGAGGAGATCGAGGCGGTCGTCCGTGAGCTCAACGACAACCCCGAGTGCACCGGCTACATCGTCCAGCTCCCGCTGCCCAAGCACATCGACACCAACAAGGTGCTCGAGCTGATGGACCCGGCCAAGGACGCGGACGGGCTGCACCCGATGAGCCTCGGGCGCCTCGTGCTGGGCATCGAGGGGCCGCTGCCGTGCACGCCGAACGGCATCATCCAGCTGCTCCGTCACCACGGCGTCGAGATCAAGGGCGCGCACATCGTGGTCCTGGGCCGCGGCATCACCGTGGGCCGCTCCCTGCCGCTGCTGCTGACCCGGAAGTCCGAGAACGCGACGGTGACGCAGTGCCACACCGGCACGCGCGATCTGCCCATGCATCTGCGGCAGGCCGACATCATCGTGTCGGCGGCCGGTGTGCAGCACATCATCAAGCCCGAGGACGTCAAGCCGGGGGCCGCGGTCCTCGACGTCGGCGTCAGCCGTGACGCGGAAGGCAAGATCGCCGGAGACGTGCACCCGGGCGTCGCGGAGGTCGCGGGCTGGATCTCGCCGAACCCGGGCGGAGTGGGCCCGATGACCCGCGCGCAGCTGCTGGTCAATGTCGTCGAGGCGGCCGAGCGCGCGGCTGTCGCCGTCGAGGGCTGA
- the purH gene encoding bifunctional phosphoribosylaminoimidazolecarboxamide formyltransferase/IMP cyclohydrolase, with translation MSVNKPIRRALVSVYDKTGLEELARGLHEAGVELVSTGSTAAKIAAAAVPVTKVEELTGFPECLDGRVKTLHPRVHAGILADLRLESHREQLAELGVEPFDLVVVNLYPFRETVASGATPDECVEQIDIGGPSMVRASAKNHPSVAVVTSPARYKDVLAAVQEGGFDLAARKRLAAEAFQHTAAYDVAVASWFASSYAPADESGFPDFLGATWERENVLRYGENPHQGAALYVSGNGGLAEAEQLHGKEMSYNNYTDTDAARRAAYDHAEPCVAIIKHANPCGIAVGADVAEAHRKAHACDPLSAFGGVIAVNRPVSKEMAEQVAEIFTEVIVAPGYEDGAVEILARKKNIRVLRAQGAPANPVELKPIDGGALLQVTDRLQAEGDDPANWTLATGEALTAGELAELAFAWRACRAVKSNAILLAKGRASVGVGMGQVNRVDSAKLAVERAGEERARGSYAASDAFFPFPDGLEILTAAGVKAVVQPGGSVRDELVIEAAKKAGVTMYFTGTRHFFH, from the coding sequence ATGTCGGTGAATAAGCCCATCCGTCGCGCGCTGGTCAGTGTCTACGACAAAACAGGGCTGGAGGAGCTCGCCCGCGGGCTCCACGAGGCCGGCGTCGAGCTGGTCTCGACCGGCTCCACCGCCGCGAAGATCGCCGCGGCCGCCGTGCCGGTCACCAAGGTCGAGGAGCTCACCGGCTTCCCCGAGTGCCTGGACGGCCGGGTCAAGACGCTGCACCCGCGCGTGCACGCCGGCATCCTCGCCGATCTGCGCCTCGAGTCGCACCGCGAGCAGCTCGCCGAGCTGGGCGTCGAGCCCTTCGACCTCGTGGTGGTGAACCTGTACCCCTTCCGGGAGACCGTCGCTTCGGGAGCCACCCCCGACGAGTGCGTCGAGCAGATCGACATCGGCGGCCCGTCGATGGTCCGCGCCTCCGCCAAGAACCACCCGTCCGTAGCGGTCGTCACCAGCCCCGCGCGGTACAAGGACGTTCTCGCCGCGGTGCAGGAGGGCGGCTTCGACCTGGCCGCCCGCAAGCGCCTGGCCGCCGAGGCCTTCCAGCACACCGCCGCGTACGACGTGGCCGTCGCCTCCTGGTTCGCGAGCTCCTACGCGCCGGCCGACGAGTCCGGCTTCCCCGACTTCCTCGGTGCCACCTGGGAGCGCGAGAACGTCCTGCGCTACGGCGAGAACCCGCACCAGGGCGCCGCGCTCTACGTCAGCGGCAACGGCGGCCTCGCCGAGGCCGAGCAGCTGCACGGCAAGGAGATGTCGTACAACAACTACACGGACACGGACGCCGCCCGCCGTGCCGCGTACGACCACGCCGAGCCCTGCGTCGCGATCATCAAGCACGCCAACCCGTGCGGTATCGCGGTCGGCGCGGACGTCGCCGAGGCGCACCGCAAGGCGCACGCCTGCGACCCGCTGTCCGCGTTCGGCGGAGTGATCGCGGTCAACCGTCCGGTCTCCAAGGAGATGGCGGAGCAGGTCGCGGAGATCTTCACCGAGGTCATCGTCGCCCCCGGCTACGAGGACGGCGCGGTCGAGATCCTCGCCCGCAAGAAGAACATCCGGGTGCTGCGCGCCCAGGGCGCCCCGGCGAACCCGGTCGAGCTCAAGCCGATCGACGGCGGCGCGCTGCTCCAGGTCACCGATCGCCTCCAGGCCGAGGGCGACGACCCGGCCAACTGGACGCTCGCGACCGGCGAGGCGCTGACCGCCGGCGAGCTGGCCGAGCTCGCCTTCGCGTGGAGGGCCTGCCGCGCGGTGAAGTCCAATGCGATCCTGCTCGCGAAGGGCCGTGCGTCGGTCGGCGTCGGCATGGGCCAGGTCAACCGCGTCGACTCGGCGAAGCTCGCGGTCGAACGCGCCGGCGAGGAGCGGGCCCGGGGCTCGTACGCGGCCTCGGACGCGTTCTTCCCGTTCCCGGACGGCCTGGAGATCCTGACCGCGGCGGGCGTCAAGGCCGTGGTGCAGCCCGGCGGTTCGGTACGGGACGAGCTGGTGATCGAGGCGGCGAAGAAGGCGGGCGTGACGATGTACTTCACGGGGACGCGGCACTTCTTCCACTGA
- the purN gene encoding phosphoribosylglycinamide formyltransferase, with protein MASPPPSARPARLVVLVSGSGTNLQALLDAIAEDPRGFGARVVAVGADREKIAGLERAERAGLPTFVCKVKDYETREAWDLALAEATAAYEPDLVVSAGFMKIVGKEFLARFGGRFVNTHPALLPSFPGAHGVREALAYGAKVTGCTVHFVDDGVDTGPIIAQGVVEVRDEDDEAALHERIKEVERQLLVEVVGRLARNGYRIEGRKVHVGE; from the coding sequence GTGGCCTCCCCGCCCCCCTCCGCCCGACCGGCCCGCCTCGTGGTTCTGGTCTCCGGATCCGGTACGAATCTGCAGGCCCTCCTCGACGCCATCGCCGAGGATCCGCGGGGCTTCGGCGCCCGCGTCGTCGCCGTCGGGGCCGACCGGGAGAAGATCGCCGGTCTTGAGCGCGCCGAGCGTGCCGGACTGCCCACGTTCGTGTGCAAGGTGAAGGACTACGAGACCCGTGAGGCGTGGGATCTCGCGCTGGCGGAGGCCACTGCCGCCTACGAACCGGACCTGGTCGTCTCGGCCGGATTCATGAAGATCGTGGGCAAGGAGTTCCTCGCCCGCTTCGGCGGACGGTTCGTCAACACGCATCCCGCCCTGCTGCCCAGCTTCCCCGGAGCCCACGGCGTGCGCGAAGCGCTCGCGTACGGCGCGAAGGTCACCGGGTGCACCGTCCACTTCGTCGACGACGGCGTCGACACGGGACCGATCATCGCGCAGGGCGTGGTGGAGGTCCGGGACGAGGACGACGAAGCCGCTCTTCACGAGCGCATCAAGGAAGTCGAGCGTCAGCTGCTCGTCGAGGTCGTGGGGCGTCTGGCCCGTAACGGCTACCGCATTGAGGGACGAAAGGTTCATGTCGGTGAATAA
- a CDS encoding DUF6350 family protein, whose protein sequence is MTEPSPLLSQAPAVVQGGRAPALAGAFVRGVIAAGLGLGALAALVMMLWISSPYPDRGPGGALHVAAGMWLLAHGTELVRTDTLSGNPAPIGLVPLLLAALPALLTHRAAREALEPDEGRPRASARGVLCAVTAGYLLVGSAVVAYAARGPLAADLLSALLHLPVVAVASAAAGVWTASGRPLGPLPAWLPERVRAELARTRIRVAARSAVAGALALSAGGALLVAVSLVWHAEATQDSFLHLADEWSGRLAVLLLGLVLAPNAAVWGAAYGLGPGFALGTGATATPLALTGDAALPPFPLLAAVPAEGPGAALNWAVVAVPVAAGVVIAWFTVRRDALSGVRETALAALLGAVGCGLLTAPLAAAAGGPMGTGRLAQFGPVWWLTGGAAAVWTAGVGVPVALGVRAWRRRRGAGVPAEPDVSGVSDVSVSEVSVSDVFDDSEEAEGYDFLPVAALEAREPQEARWAAPKEASGGLMAEFAPAPSAVTEPEGEPPAPEEPGPSAPPCVTEPKDDPPASKEPGPSVPPWVAKPEGESPASEEPGQSAAP, encoded by the coding sequence ATGACTGAGCCCAGCCCGTTGCTGTCGCAGGCCCCGGCTGTGGTCCAGGGGGGTCGTGCGCCCGCGCTGGCCGGGGCCTTCGTACGCGGGGTGATCGCCGCGGGGCTCGGGCTCGGCGCGCTCGCCGCCCTCGTGATGATGCTGTGGATCAGCTCCCCCTACCCGGACAGAGGTCCTGGCGGGGCGCTGCATGTCGCCGCCGGGATGTGGCTGCTCGCGCACGGCACGGAACTCGTACGCACCGACACGCTCTCCGGGAACCCGGCGCCGATCGGCCTCGTACCGCTGCTGCTTGCGGCCTTGCCCGCGCTGCTGACACACCGGGCGGCGCGAGAGGCGCTCGAACCGGACGAGGGACGGCCGCGGGCGTCGGCGCGGGGGGTGCTGTGCGCGGTGACCGCGGGGTACTTGCTGGTCGGCTCGGCCGTCGTCGCCTATGCGGCACGCGGTCCGCTGGCCGCCGACCTGCTGAGCGCGCTCCTGCATCTGCCGGTGGTGGCCGTGGCCTCCGCGGCGGCCGGGGTGTGGACCGCGAGCGGACGGCCGCTCGGGCCGCTGCCCGCGTGGCTGCCCGAGCGGGTACGGGCCGAGCTCGCCCGTACCCGGATCCGTGTCGCCGCGCGGTCCGCGGTGGCGGGGGCGCTCGCCCTGTCGGCGGGTGGGGCATTGCTGGTCGCGGTGTCGCTGGTGTGGCACGCGGAGGCGACGCAGGACTCGTTCCTGCACCTCGCGGACGAGTGGTCGGGGCGGCTCGCGGTGCTGCTGCTGGGGCTCGTGCTGGCGCCGAACGCGGCGGTGTGGGGTGCGGCGTACGGTCTCGGCCCCGGTTTCGCGCTCGGTACGGGTGCCACGGCGACGCCGCTCGCACTCACCGGCGACGCGGCACTGCCGCCGTTCCCGCTGCTGGCCGCGGTGCCGGCGGAGGGCCCCGGGGCCGCGCTGAACTGGGCGGTGGTGGCCGTGCCGGTGGCGGCGGGGGTGGTGATCGCCTGGTTCACCGTACGGAGAGACGCGCTGTCGGGCGTCCGCGAGACCGCGCTCGCGGCGCTGCTGGGCGCGGTGGGCTGCGGGCTCCTCACCGCGCCGCTCGCGGCGGCGGCGGGCGGCCCGATGGGGACGGGCAGGCTGGCGCAGTTCGGCCCGGTGTGGTGGCTGACCGGCGGCGCGGCGGCGGTCTGGACGGCGGGGGTGGGGGTGCCGGTGGCGCTGGGGGTACGCGCGTGGCGGAGGAGGCGGGGAGCGGGTGTCCCTGCCGAGCCGGACGTCTCAGGCGTCTCGGACGTCTCGGTCTCGGAGGTCTCGGTCTCGGACGTCTTCGACGACTCGGAGGAGGCGGAGGGGTACGACTTCTTGCCGGTGGCCGCGCTGGAGGCGAGGGAGCCGCAGGAGGCGCGGTGGGCGGCGCCGAAGGAGGCGTCGGGGGGCCTGATGGCGGAGTTCGCGCCGGCGCCGTCGGCTGTAACCGAGCCGGAGGGGGAGCCACCGGCTCCGGAGGAGCCCGGGCCGTCGGCGCCGCCCTGTGTAACCGAGCCGAAGGACGATCCCCCGGCTTCGAAAGAACCCGGGCCGTCGGTGCCGCCCTGGGTGGCGAAGCCGGAGGGGGAATCACCCGCTTCGGAAGAGCCAGGGCAATCGGCGGCACCGTAG